The window ACGAAGAGGAGATCACGGATACTCAGCTGCCCTCGTACATTTTTACGACGAACCTCTTGAAAACGAGATGCGCAAGCATTATCGTACAAAAAGGCACACATATTTTTCCGATGATCTTCCTCAGAACGTGACGGTTGCCGTCGGTCAATCCGCCGTGTTGTCGTGCCGAGTAGAGAATTTAGAGAACAGGACCGTGAGTCCTTACTTTTATGCTTATTCGACGACATGGGATAAAGTTCGAGGGGGTCGAAAGTTTCAACGTGGAATTTCTTATCTTAGGTATCTTGGATGCGAAAGAAGGACGTAAGGATCCTAACGTCCATGGAGACGACTTATACGGCCGACAAGAGATTCGCTATAATCGGTAAATCGCCAAATTGGGACCTGCGAATAGATACCGTGCAACCCGAGGACGCTGGTATTTACGAGTGTCAAGTTAATACAGAGCCGAAGATGGACAGAGCGGTCAATTTGAAGGTCTTGGGTGAGCGACTTAtcagaaatgaaatattatgaaattatctCTACATCGCTGTAGATTGGTAACTATCACGTTTCTCGTTGCGCAAGACGTACAAGCAAAGATCCTTGGCTCCGAAGAGGTATACGTGAAGAAGGGAAGTAAAATCAGTTTGACCTGTACCGTCGACATGCAGGACGTCCCACCGAGTAACGTGACTTGGTATCACGCGGGTTCGGTCATCGACTTTGATAGTCCAAGGTGCGTCAGACAAAGGAGATAGATTGTAACGAGGGGAAACGCTCGCAATTACAAAGTGACTATATCAAATTCTTACGGTCGATAGGGGTGGCGTTTCTTTGGAAACCGAAAAGGGCAAGAGCTTTACCAAAAGCATGCTGGTAATAACGCGCGCGTTGCTCAACGACAGCGGCAATTACACGTGCTTCTCAAATAAGGCTGCTCCAGCTAGCGTGGTGGTTCACGTGTTGAACGGTGAGATGGATTTCTCTTTGAGTACAAAGAATTTCCTCTATTTTGGATCACGTAGATAAATGTTACGGTATTCGTAGCTCGAGGGAGACGTATATTCGTATTTGAAACGCTTCTATGTCGTTGCTGATATCGGTAAGCGCTTAGCTTGAAATCTGTTCGCAGGAGAACATCCCGCGGCGATGCAACACGGAGGCAGCGACAGTGTCAACAGAAGGATAGTCTTATTCCTCGCTATCGTACTACCGATCGTTATATTTCGGTGAGCGATGCTTCCAGTGATCTTctatatatcgaacgaacgaggcGTGTTCCtgtaatatacgtatacctaAGAGGATGGTGCGCGGATGGAACTGTGATCGCGAACTTCGATGTGTAcctaatatgtaaaaaattcaCTTTTCTATCGACTTAGAAAATTCCATGTAATCCACTCCACCGACCATTGCCATATAGGAACACGCGCGAATACCCAGCTGACACACGTACACGAATACACACCCTCGAACACGACGCGTATCGCAGCGTCCTATACGATCTTCGTGTTGCTCGTCGTTGAGTCGAAACTCATCGCTGTAGATTAACGTCGATCTATATCATTGCATGTCGATCCTGGAATGTATCATTGCTACGGCCTAATAAATTTCTCTGAAgtcataatattaaaatacattttcgaAAGTCGTCGAATCGAGAAGGAAAGTGCCATCGCGTCTCTTTGGAGAGTTCAACGATCTCGCGAGTCTCTCGAAACTCGAACTCGAATTTGCAAGTTCGTCTTATAGTCACCTAATTACAAGGGCCTTTCCTTCTGCCGATAATAGCATTATCGTCGACGAATCGGGGTCACGTTCCCAATAATGAAAGGGGAAAGGACAGGCTCGGGGTCGGAATATGCGTTCGTTTTCTCCCaccctctcctttctctcgatcttcGTTTGCCCGGCTCCCTCCTTCGGCCTCTTCCTGCGACCACACACGTCCCACCAGGGCCGGTACGGATGCTGGCCTCATTTTATGCAAATCACACAGAAGCATCTGTTAGATGCTCACCACGAAACGGAAACTCAGACACATCGGCTATGTAAATTCATGAGATTCTCCTTGTTCCTTGCGCGAGAGACTCGTCGGAGACTTTCCCCTCTACCGGTCAAACTTTGAGCACTCTCTGCGCAAagtattcttttaatttaacgtCAACGATGTTTCGTACcgtttatatagaaatgaCATTTTTCCTATCGCGTTACACCCTTAGGTGCAATacctttttttatagaaaatccTCTTTGACGAAGTTTCCTCGAATTTCTTAAGCGTTGCTAGATGGCTTATCGTCACTTATCGACGCTTACTGCAGTTTCCTCTTTAGTTAATGACATGTTGACCCAGCGCTAATGGATCCCGTGCGATCTGCCTATAATTAGCGGAACACCAAAGACATGCGGTCACGTTGCGTTCTCTATGAGCGAGTTGACCGTGTAAGCTAGATGATCGATAGTGTATCAACGTCATTGTACGACGCTTAAAAATATTCCCCATGGAAAAACGCTTAATACTTTGGCCTTTGGCTCTCGACGTGCTTTCGCCTAACCGTTGATGCATAATTCATATCTGCTCTTTCTGTACTCCGGTAATCATTAGACCGTGCAGTTTTAAGGAATGCAAAAACCGCCCACACTCTCTTACACCCTCGCCTTTATCATGGGGAACATTTTTATGCGAAAGTTCAAAAAAGCAAAGcactcgttcctttttcttttttctgcgaTCTCTCTTTACGTTCGTTATAAAAAGTTTTGACAAacggagagacagagagagagagagagagagagagagagagaaaacacgaAAGAGGACGCAGGATGGAATCACGTATGGGGTAAGGAAAATCCGGTTGAATTATACAAGGAATGCACTATACACGCAAATGTCTCCTTTATTGAGGAGTTTCGCGCGTGAAGCCTCAACGGAGATTCGGAAGGACACGAGGCGGAAAAGGTCCGTGAATGTAATAAAAGTGTGTACGTGAATAAAATGGCACGAGTCGAATAAGTATGAAACGTTTTCGACAAAACTTGAAAATCATGGTTACCGTGCATTTGCGCGAGCTCCGACGGTCCGAtattttttcgcttttttcctCGACTACGCgttctcttctatttatttttatatgtaaacaCGAATATAATACTCTAACCCAATAGCGTTTCGCAAAAAATGCTCGATACATTCTCTCGAAGCTTTTATACTTCGTATAATAAATCCGACAATGCAAGAAGGCaataagtgagagagaaaaagagatagagagaaaagtatttttattctcgacgTTACGTGATTGCAATTCAGTCTATTTCGCAGATAAATTAAACTATAACCTCGTCTatcctttcattttatctGACCCTGTGAATTATCCTAAAGTACATGGAAAGCACGTACGTGACATTTCGCTGGCTTTAAAAATGTCAGACTCGTACgctataaatgtaataatcgtGGAAATGGCCGAAAAATTACGCGCGTAAGATAGGcgaaatttgttctttttgtcTTAACGCTTTCTATTAGCTCGAAACGAGTCGAACTTTGATGCGTGTAAAAGCGATtgttaaaaacttttaatattcCTTTAATGCATCTACTTTTCCTTAAAAGGGTCGATcgcgaaatgatttttttatcaactttCTCGAGACGTACAAGTATCCGCGTTTAGgagtaagaaaggaaaagaaaggaaaaagaatagaaaggaaaaaaagaaaagaaaagaagagaagagaaaaggaaaacggtTATCATCGTCGTACAATTCAATCGAGTGCGAGAAAGACAAAACTTTTTGTAAAGTACTTTACGAATTTTCTAAccgtggaaaagaaaaggaagggaagggGACCGATGGTGGCTGGTTAGAGATGACTGTACCGAACGAGAGTTTTATCGAGTTAGTCGACGAGTTCGACGACACGTTCGCCCAACTTACTTATggaagtagaaatagaaataccCGGGAAATCTTACGGATTGTTTATCGACTAGTCTCGAGATTTCTTTGCGCTCGTTGGACTCATTGAATTTCTCTAATACGATAACGATTTTACTTTTGCCAATATGAAAGacttctttatatctttaaaatgaattataacgagcgattaatttctatttccgtacgattttctttcgtaatataaaGAATCTCATTTTCCAGGTAAAGTACTTTATAGAGATCCATGGttgaaaaaagtttcttccAACGTCGTCGACTATGAGCTGCGAGTACAAACTCTCGGTCTTTTAGCGCGACTCTCTTTATCCTTACCGAAACAAACTTTTCAAAGCGACTACTTGTTATGACAAGGCGATTAAAAAGTCGAGAATTCGTGCTGTTGAATTCAAAGGGAATATTTCAGAATTGTCAGCTAACGCTCTTTGAAGAAGGAAATGGATTTtcttatttgaataatttctaatgaaataatttctaatttgtaTCAACGACGAGACGGTAACAAGTCGTTAAGAATCGTACGATTGAGAGCTAATTTTACTTCCTTGCTCTCTTCAGGTTGTTCTTCTCGTTCGTAAAAAGTTTTTAGACGGACGTGAATTTTTTGACAAGCGTGTTTAGCTATTCGACCATCAATATGAACTCAACGACCAACAAACGAAACATTCGCTTAGTTTCGAAGCAATCCCTGGgcaaaaacgaagaaggacTTCGTCATAACAATTCCAAATCAGTAATGTTGGCTTAGGTTATGTACACGTGCTTTTTCTAACGGGCAttggtataaaatataaatccttGCGTATACTTTAACGCAGGACGTTTCGTAACAAGAGATCTTCGTCGAGAACTTATAAAAGCTTATGAAATTAAAGAGGAACGCGCGTTAAGAGATACAGGCGTCTCGTAACGATGCGTCGGTACCGCTTGCGagttttgattatttttctttttccttttctttttctctctttctcgataaagTACCAAGACCGAAGAacgttcgattctttttcgtcgatcgatacAATACCTGACTAAAATGCTCTCTTGTACGACGTCTGCAGGATAAGaggaaaaatttgtcgaaattGTCGATCGTGCCCACTACGAGccgttttttatttcatttgcgaggaaataaattaaaggTGAGTATCGACGAAGGTCACCGAGAAGCAGGATGAAATAACAACGGAGGACGCAATCGAAATGTctcttatttctatatacacacagataccAGTATATCAAAACACGTATCGCCTGGAACCCTTCAAATCTTTTAGTGCCAATACGGtcgacaaaattatttctgcCGTGATGGAAAGTAAATTATCGCTCCTCTCGGTCTACCATCCGGATAATGCATCCAAGTTATCTATGGAGATTTCCAACGACGTCTACAGAGCGATCAACAAGAAAGATTACGATAGgtataaaatacgaataaatatgaatagaGGAGCCGAAAAGACGCGAAAGGAGAGGGAAAAGGCGTCGTTAGTTCCTAATTTACGTATACTTGTACATACATTTCATTTCTCCGTTCTCTCCTCGCAGATGTAAAATAGTGGTACAAGTGACTATCGTGCAACGTATGTGGCAAAGCGTACATTCCGCCTTTCAGTGCCTCTGGGACGCGGAACGTGACAATTACTCGTACTACGTTTTCGAAAATGCTCACATATACGCGTGGTGCTGCGTGTTCGGTCTTTACTACgaatgaaaacgaaatttcctctctctctctctctcccctctctctcctcccccctctctctctctctcgccacTCCTTCCCTTTCCacctctcccttctctttctacgtctcttcctctcttcctctccgtGTATTTCTCCAGTTTCAACCTTTGCGACGACCCGTAAAGACCGCCTGATATTACCGAGCAACGAAGAGCAGGTGTCCCTTTGTCCTTTTCCGCGCACGACTCGTAGCACGCATATTTTCCTGTTATGTTTATTATTGCGCGAGCAAGATCGACGAAAGACGCCACGTACTTTCGTTCTTGATATTCGCGTTCGCAAAATCGACGTCCGATCGTTTAAAAGTTACTCCCGAAAACTATTTCGTACGTTGCTCTCTTTTACTCGGCGATATTTCCCAGTGACATTATTCCCTTATGTCCGAAATACAATGAACCCCCGTTGAAGTCTCGATCGATTATACCTATGAAGtaactaatattaatatttattagtttcGTAACTTTCCGTACTAGCTCCGAACGCCGTTGGCGACATGACCGAACCATATACCTCCCTTTCGGACTCTTCGACGaatgatttatcgaaaaacTTTCAGCTCTGGCTCGTCTTCTCCTCGTCGGAATAATAGTCGGCGATTTAAAGTTTTGGAAACACGCccgatatttttatagatattcatCGGAGTTATCGGGACACGACATGCTAGACCGGAGAATAATGGAAACGTGGCTGCTATGAACTAAACGAGAAACGAGCCGATCTCTATTACCCTGAAAATGATAGCGATTCGATGAGAGCTactggaagaaaaaaaaaaagcaagaaaaaatagaaaccccttttttcctttcctttcctttactTTCCTCGCACGTACGTTTATTCAAGAATCttggaatattatttcgaGTTACCTAAGAGTTTAACTTTCTTCGACAAAAAGTGACGAGGAGAGACGATAAGGAGAATATGACTAGGCGACGAGAAAATTTTACTTCATAGAACGAAtaatatttcctctttttgttctttctttttcttttttcttttctttctttcttttttctttttcttttttctttcttttttttttctttggcacGGACGAGGATTACTTAAAGCGACTCTCGTGGATGAGTaagaatacgaagaagaacgGTACAAAAACTCGAGACAATAtcgatgttttctttctcatcgaaaAAGACGCGAGAACGATGATAAgcaatcgatatttaattaacggCTCTAAAAGTacaagtttcttcttttagcaTCGTCGTATCAAAAttgtttatcgataaaatattgcgATTTATAAGGCGGATATTCGagtagaaaaatgttttgaaaTGACATTCGCCGTCAATAAGAAACGGAA is drawn from Vespula pensylvanica isolate Volc-1 chromosome 10, ASM1446617v1, whole genome shotgun sequence and contains these coding sequences:
- the LOC122632646 gene encoding dynein light chain Tctex-type protein 2B-like: MSLISIYTQIPVYQNTYRLEPFKSFSANTVDKIISAVMESKLSLLSVYHPDNASKLSMEISNDVYRAINKKDYDRCKIVVQVTIVQRMWQSVHSAFQCLWDAERDNYSYYVFENAHIYAWCCVFGLYYE
- the LOC122632644 gene encoding zwei Ig domain protein zig-8-like; this translates as MAPFHGMVLLLLGIGYLLHAEPSLGHRDIAHTGIIADDVRSRRRGDHGYSAALVHFYDEPLENEMRKHYRTKRHTYFSDDLPQNVTVAVGQSAVLSCRVENLENRTVSWMRKKDVRILTSMETTYTADKRFAIIGKSPNWDLRIDTVQPEDAGIYECQVNTEPKMDRAVNLKVLDVQAKILGSEEVYVKKGSKISLTCTVDMQDVPPSNVTWYHAGSVIDFDSPRGGVSLETEKGKSFTKSMLVITRALLNDSGNYTCFSNKAAPASVVVHVLNGEHPAAMQHGGSDSVNRRIVLFLAIVLPIVIFR